Proteins encoded within one genomic window of Xiphophorus maculatus strain JP 163 A chromosome 11, X_maculatus-5.0-male, whole genome shotgun sequence:
- the LOC102232201 gene encoding disks large homolog 4-like isoform X4 produces the protein MFMSVWYAKKMGSRFLSNVRKAKKYRRHKMGNTPPVVVNTDTLDGSPYVNGTEGEIEYEEITLERGNSGLGFSIAGGTDNPHVGDDPSIFITKIIPGGAAAQDGRLSVNDCILFVNDVDVREVTHSQAVEALKEAGAIVRLYVLRRKPAAEKVTEIKLIKGPKGLGFSIAGGVGNQHIPGDNSIYVTKIIEGGAAHKDGRLQIGDKILAVNNVCLEDVMHEDAVGALKNTAEVVYLRVAKPNNLFLTNSYNPPDLTSTYSHMDTELSHPNYLGSDYPQALTPTSPSRFSPVLHGLMGDDDIPREPRRVLIHRGSTGLGFNIVGGEDGEGIFISFILAGGPADLSGELHKGDQILSVNGVDLRMATHEQAAAALKNAGQTVTIIAQYRPEEYSRFEAKIHDLREQLMNSSMGSGTTTLRSNPKRGFYIRALFDYDKTADCGFLSQALGFKFGDVLHVLDCGDEEWWQARKVCPQNEAEEVGFIPSKHRVERKEWSRVNTKERDHGRDSVGTQGRDKTPHSYETVTQVEVHYARPIIILGPVKDRINDDLLSEFPDKFGSCVPHTTRPKRDYEVDGRDYHFVSSREQMEKDIQSHRFIEAGQYNSHLYGTSVQSVREVAEQQGKHCILDVSANAVRRLQAAQLHPIAIFVRPKSLENVLEINTRLTEEQARKAMDRALKLEQDFIECFSAVVEGESFEEVYHKVKTVIEEQSGPYIWIPTRERL, from the exons ATGTTCATGTCTGTGTGGTACGCAAAGAAGATGGGCAGCAGATTCCTCAGTAATGTACGGAAAGCCAAGAAGTATCGACGTCATAAGATG GGAAACACTCCTCCAGTGGTGGTGAACACTGACACACTTGATGGCTCGCCATAT GTAAATGGGACAGAAGGAGAAATTGAGTATGAGGAAATCACATTGGAAAGA ggCAATTCGGGCCTGGGCTTCAGCATAGCAGGGGGCACAGACAACCCTCACGTCGGGGACGACCCCAGTATCTTCATCACCAAAATTATACCCGGAGGAGCCGCTGCTCAGGATGGACGGCTCAG CGTGAACGACTGCATCCTCTTTGTGAATGATGTTGATGTGAGGGAGGTGACACACAGCCAAGCTGTAGAGGCCCTGAAGGAGGCAGGTGCTATTGTCCGCCTCTATGTTCTCCgcagaaaaccagcagcagaaaaagTCACCGAAATCAAACTAATCAAAGGGCCTAAAG GATTAGGTTTCAGCATCGCCGGAGGGGTGGGAAACCAGCACATACCGGGAGATAACAGCATCTACGTCACCAAGATCATCGAAGGCGGGGCGGCTCATAAAGACGGCCGCCTGCAGATCGGGGACAAAATCTTAGCG GTGAACAACGTGTGTCTGGAGGATGTGATGCATGAGGACGCGGTGGGAGCTTTGAAGAACACAGCTGAGGTGGTGTACCTCAGGGTTGCCAAGCCAAACAACctctttctgacaaactcctACAACCCACCAGACCTCACCAGCA CATATTCCCATATGGATACTGAACTTAGCCACCCCAACTATCTTGGCTCAGATTACCCACAAGCCCTCACCCCCACCTCGCCGAGCCGCTTTTCTCCTGTGCTGCACGGCCTGATGGGAGATGACGACATACCCAG AGAGCCTCGCAGAGTCTTGATTCACCGAGGCTCCACGGGTCTGGGCTTCAACATTGTAGGGGGAGAGGATGGAGAGGGCATATTTATCTCCTTCATCCTGGCAGGAGGACCAGCCGACCTGAGCGGGGAGCTTCACAAGGGCGATCAGATCCTTAGT GTTAACGGCGTGGATTTGCGCATGGCCACGCATGAGCAGGCTGCCGCTGCTCTGAAGAACGCTGGCCAGACCGTAACCATCATTGCCCAGTACAGGCCCGAAG agTACAGCCGTTTTGAAGCTAAAATCCATGACTTGCGGGAACAGCTGATGAACAGCAGCATGGGCTCTGGGACTACAACACTAAGGAGTAACCCAAAGAGAGGCTTCTACATCAG GGCTCTTTTTGACTACGACAAGACGGCGGACTGTGGTTTCCTCAGTCAAGCCCTGGGCTTCAAGTTTGGGGACGTTCTGCATGTGTTGGACTGCGGTGATGAAGAATGGTGGCAGGCCCGGAAGGTCTGCCCACAGAATGAGGCTGAGGAGGTTGGCTTCATCCCCAGCAAACACAG GGTGGAAAGAAAAGAGTGGTCTCGTGTTAACACCAAAGAGAGG GACCACGGTCGAGACAGTGTGGGCACTCAAG GGAGAGATAAAACCCCACACAGTTATGAGACAGTTACTCAAGTGGAAG TACATTACGCAAGGCCGATCATCATTCTGGGTCCGGTGAAGGACAGGATAAATGACGACCTGTTGTCTGAGTTCCCTGATAAGTTCGGATCCTGTGTCCCTC ACACAACGCGGCCTAAGAGGGATTACGAGGTGGACGGGCGAGACTATCATTTTGTGTCCTCCAGGGAACAGATGGAAAAGGACATCCAGAGCCACCGGTTCATTGAAGCCGGGCAATACAACAGTCATCTGTACGGCACCAGCGTGCAGAGCGTCCGCGAGGTGGCCGAGCAA CAGGGAAAACACTGCATCCTGGATGTTTCAGCTAACGCTGTGCGTAGACTACAAGCTGCTCAACTTCATCCCATTGCAATCTTTGTCCGGCCCAAGTCACTGGAGAATGTTTT AGAAATCAACACTCGACTGACAGAGGAGCAGGCCAGGAAAGCAATGGACCGAGCCCTCAAACTAGAACAGGACTTCATCGAGTGCTTCTCAG CCGTCGTGGAAGGGGAGAGCTTTGAAGAGGTTTATCACAAAGTAAAGACAGTGATCGAGGAGCAATCAGGGCCTTACATCTGGATCCCCACTCGGGAGAGGCTGTGA